ATATGCTAATAAATGGATTTGTTTTTAATGGGGGTGTTTGACGAAATGCAGAAGAAGACTCATGAGAGCATTAACAACAGATTGACTCTCGTTATGAAGAGTGGGAAATACACTTTGGGTTACAGAACTGTTCTCAAGTCTCTTAGAAGCTCCAAAGGTATTGGATAACTCTGCGTATTGGTTTGcgatttctaaaattttgagctACCGTATTGATGATTTGACTATTTCCGGCGTTTTAATCCTCCTGATTTAGATGAAGAATGATTAGATTATTTTATGTTCATTGTTTGGTGGTGATTTGAAGTTGAATGCATTTCATCTTggttaaaaacttaaaatggtCTTTTTCTTGGATAAGGGCATGTGGGTTTTTGGtggatttatatatacattGGATTGCTTCATTCCCGTTGCTGATATAATGCTGATCAGTTGAGCCTTGAAAGCAGGTATTCATATGTAATTTTTCTAATGTTTTATAGGTAAGTTGATTATCATTGCCAACAACTGCCCTCCTCTTAGGAAGTCGGAGATTGAGTATTATGCCATGTTGTGCAAGGTTGGAGTTCACCACTACAATGGAAGTATGTTCCTTAACCTTTTGTTCTCGTGTTACATGCTTTAGCACGTACTTGTATCATGATTTGAGTATTTGTCTCTTGGATTAATTTCCTTTTCACATTGAACTAAGCGGATTATTAATAAGATTAGTTCAGCTATGTTGCTCCAACATCTATATCTAAAGACTATTTCTGCATGAGTATGGGATATGATTTTCCACATACAAGAAAATCTTGGGAAAAATAGAGCTGATCTGTGTTAAGACAGATACCCATATTCAACACTGCCCCCTGAATCTGAATAATGTAGATTCTGCCCTTCCTTGCTTCCTTCCTTTCTCTAGTTATTACAAACAAAGCTTGTATTTCTAGTGTTGCCGATAGAAGTGGTAGGATGAACAACATTCCTGATTGATATAGCCCATTGCATGTGTTCTTCATCTATTTATCTCAACTTATCTCGAGTTCTATATATAATGTTGTCAAAAGTTTTCGAGCAGTCATCATTTGTTTTAAAGAGTAATCCCCTTGacaagggttttttttttttttttgcagacaACGTAGACTTGGGCACTGCTTGCGGCAAATACTTTAGAGTGTGCTGCCTCAGCATTATTGACCCTGGTATA
This sequence is a window from Gossypium raimondii isolate GPD5lz chromosome 5, ASM2569854v1, whole genome shotgun sequence. Protein-coding genes within it:
- the LOC105769712 gene encoding 60S ribosomal protein L30 — protein: MVAAKKTKKTHESINNRLTLVMKSGKYTLGYRTVLKSLRSSKGKLIIIANNCPPLRKSEIEYYAMLCKVGVHHYNGNNVDLGTACGKYFRVCCLSIIDPGDSDIIKSMPGDH